One segment of Brassica napus cultivar Da-Ae chromosome C3, Da-Ae, whole genome shotgun sequence DNA contains the following:
- the LOC106352802 gene encoding glycerol-3-phosphate dehydrogenase [NAD(+)] GPDHC1, cytosolic-like isoform X2 yields MVGSIEAKSLLSKCSAQHNGLNLEDKLDEFRRLLGKSDKDPLRIVSVGAGAWGSVFAALLQESYGGFREKFQIRIWRRPGRAVSRSTAEHLFEVINSREDVLRRLIRRCAYLKYVEARLGDRTLYADEILKDGFCLNMVDTPLCPLKVVTNLQEAAWDADIVVNGLPSTETRQVFEEISKYWKERITVPIIISLSKGIETALEPVPHIITPTKMIHQATGVPIENVLYLGGPNIAAEIYNKEYANARICGAEKWRKPLAKFLRQPHFIVWDNSDLVTHEVMGGLKNVYAIGAGMVAALTNESATSKSVYFAHCTSEMIFITHLLAEEPEKLAGPLLADTYVTLLKGRNAWYGQMLAKGEINRDMGDSISGKGMIQGVSAVGAFYQLLSQSSLSILHSEEKKPVAPVESCPILKTLYKILITREQSTQAILQALRDETLNDPRDRIEIAQSHAFYRPSLLDQP; encoded by the exons ATGGTGGGAAGCATCGAGGCCAAGAGCCTGTTATCAAAATGTTCTGCTCAACACAATGGTCTCAACTTGGAGGATAAGCTTGATGAGTTTCGTCGTCTTCTTGGAAAATCAGACAAAGATCCGTTAAGGATTGTAAGCGTTGGAGCTGGTGCTTGGGGAAGTGTCTTTGCAGCTCTTCTCCAAGAAAGCTACGGAGGTTTCAGGGAGAAGTTTCAGATCAGGATATGGAGAAGACCCGGTAGAGCTGTTAGTAGATCAACAGCTGAGCATTTGTTCGAAGTGATCAATTCTCGGGAAGATGTCCTGAGGAGACTGATAAGACGCTGCGCTTATCTGAAATACGTCGAGGCAAGACTCGGTGATAGGACGCTCTATGCAGATGAGATATTGAAAGACGGGTTTTGTCTTAACATGGTTGACACGCCGCTTTGCCCTCTCAAGGTTGTGACAAACCTGCAAGAAGCTGCGTGGGATGCTGATATTGTTGTTAATGGATTACCTTCGACTGAGACACGACAAGTGTTTGAAGAGATTAGCAAGTATTGGAAAGAGAGGATCACAGTTCCTATTATTATCTCTCTGTCTAAGGGTATTGAAACTGCTCTCGAGCCAGTTCCACATATCATTACTCCAACAAAGATGATCCATCAAGCAa CTGGTGTGCCGATTGAGAATGTACTCTATCTTGGTGGACCAAACATTGCTGCTGAAATTTACAACAAGGAATATGCTAATGCTAGAATCTGTGGAGCTGAGAAATGGAGGAAACCACTAGCAAAGTTCTTAAGACAACCTCATTTCATTGTTTGGGACAATAGTGATCTTGTGACACATGAAGTAATGGGAGGTCTCAAGAATGTGTACGCCATTGGAGCTG GAATGGTGGCAGCGCTTACTAACGAGAGCGCTACAAGCAAATCAGTGTACTTTGCTCATTGTACATCTGAGATGATATTCATAACTCATTTACTAGCAGAAGAACCTGAGAAACTTGCAGGACCTTTGCTAGCTGACACTTATGTGACCTTGTTGAAAGGGCGTAACGCCTGGTATGGTCAGATGCTTGCTAAAGGAGAAATAAATAGAGACATGGGTGATAGTATAAGCGGAAAGGGAATGATTCAG GGTGTTTCTGCAGTGGGAGCGTTTTATCAACTGCTTAGTCAGTCCAGCCTAAGTATATTGCATTCTGAAGAGAAGAAACCTGTGGCTCCGGTTGAATCATGTCCTATTTTGAAAACACTCTACAAGATACTCATCACAAG AGAACAATCAACACAAGCGATTCTGCAAGCATTAAGGGATGAAACACTGAATGACCCAAGAGACAGGATTGAGATTGCACAGAGCCATGCATTCTACAGGCCTTCCCTTCTAGATCAGCCTTGA
- the LOC106352802 gene encoding glycerol-3-phosphate dehydrogenase [NAD(+)] GPDHC1, cytosolic-like isoform X1, which produces MVGSIEAKSLLSKCSAQHNGLNLEDKLDEFRRLLGKSDKDPLRIVSVGAGAWGSVFAALLQESYGGFREKFQIRIWRRPGRAVSRSTAEHLFEVINSREDVLRRLIRRCAYLKYVEARLGDRTLYADEILKDGFCLNMVDTPLCPLKVVTNLQEAAWDADIVVNGLPSTETRQVFEEISKYWKERITVPIIISLSKGIETALEPVPHIITPTKMIHQATGVPIENVLYLGGPNIAAEIYNKEYANARICGAEKWRKPLAKFLRQPHFIVWDNSDLVTHEVMGGLKNVYAIGAGKCLHVHKDSRDFTLALILLLLFFFSGMVAALTNESATSKSVYFAHCTSEMIFITHLLAEEPEKLAGPLLADTYVTLLKGRNAWYGQMLAKGEINRDMGDSISGKGMIQGVSAVGAFYQLLSQSSLSILHSEEKKPVAPVESCPILKTLYKILITREQSTQAILQALRDETLNDPRDRIEIAQSHAFYRPSLLDQP; this is translated from the exons ATGGTGGGAAGCATCGAGGCCAAGAGCCTGTTATCAAAATGTTCTGCTCAACACAATGGTCTCAACTTGGAGGATAAGCTTGATGAGTTTCGTCGTCTTCTTGGAAAATCAGACAAAGATCCGTTAAGGATTGTAAGCGTTGGAGCTGGTGCTTGGGGAAGTGTCTTTGCAGCTCTTCTCCAAGAAAGCTACGGAGGTTTCAGGGAGAAGTTTCAGATCAGGATATGGAGAAGACCCGGTAGAGCTGTTAGTAGATCAACAGCTGAGCATTTGTTCGAAGTGATCAATTCTCGGGAAGATGTCCTGAGGAGACTGATAAGACGCTGCGCTTATCTGAAATACGTCGAGGCAAGACTCGGTGATAGGACGCTCTATGCAGATGAGATATTGAAAGACGGGTTTTGTCTTAACATGGTTGACACGCCGCTTTGCCCTCTCAAGGTTGTGACAAACCTGCAAGAAGCTGCGTGGGATGCTGATATTGTTGTTAATGGATTACCTTCGACTGAGACACGACAAGTGTTTGAAGAGATTAGCAAGTATTGGAAAGAGAGGATCACAGTTCCTATTATTATCTCTCTGTCTAAGGGTATTGAAACTGCTCTCGAGCCAGTTCCACATATCATTACTCCAACAAAGATGATCCATCAAGCAa CTGGTGTGCCGATTGAGAATGTACTCTATCTTGGTGGACCAAACATTGCTGCTGAAATTTACAACAAGGAATATGCTAATGCTAGAATCTGTGGAGCTGAGAAATGGAGGAAACCACTAGCAAAGTTCTTAAGACAACCTCATTTCATTGTTTGGGACAATAGTGATCTTGTGACACATGAAGTAATGGGAGGTCTCAAGAATGTGTACGCCATTGGAGCTGGTAAGTGTCTGCATGTACACAAGGACTCGAGGGATTTTACCTTGGCTTTGATCCTTCTCCTCTTGTTCTTTTTTTCAGGAATGGTGGCAGCGCTTACTAACGAGAGCGCTACAAGCAAATCAGTGTACTTTGCTCATTGTACATCTGAGATGATATTCATAACTCATTTACTAGCAGAAGAACCTGAGAAACTTGCAGGACCTTTGCTAGCTGACACTTATGTGACCTTGTTGAAAGGGCGTAACGCCTGGTATGGTCAGATGCTTGCTAAAGGAGAAATAAATAGAGACATGGGTGATAGTATAAGCGGAAAGGGAATGATTCAG GGTGTTTCTGCAGTGGGAGCGTTTTATCAACTGCTTAGTCAGTCCAGCCTAAGTATATTGCATTCTGAAGAGAAGAAACCTGTGGCTCCGGTTGAATCATGTCCTATTTTGAAAACACTCTACAAGATACTCATCACAAG AGAACAATCAACACAAGCGATTCTGCAAGCATTAAGGGATGAAACACTGAATGACCCAAGAGACAGGATTGAGATTGCACAGAGCCATGCATTCTACAGGCCTTCCCTTCTAGATCAGCCTTGA
- the LOC106352802 gene encoding glycerol-3-phosphate dehydrogenase [NAD(+)] GPDHC1, cytosolic-like (The RefSeq protein has 1 substitution compared to this genomic sequence), with the protein MVGSIEAKSLLSKCSARHNGLNLEDKLDEFRRLLGKSDKDPLRIVSVGAGAWGSVFAALLQESYGGFREKFQIRIWRRPGRAVSRSTAEHLFEVINSREDVLRRLIRRCAYLKYVEARLGDRTLYADEILKDGFCLNMVDTPLCPLKVVTNLQEAAWDADIVVNGLPSTETRQVFEEISKYWKERITVPIIISLSKGIETALEPVPHIITPTKMIHQATGVPIENVLYLGGPNIAAEIYNKEYANARICGAEKWRKPLAKFLRQPHFIVWDNSDLVTHEVMGGLKNVYAIGAGMVAALTNESATSKSVYFAHCTSEMIFITHLLAEEPEKLAGPLLADTYVTLLKGRNAWYGQMLAKGEINRDMGDSISGKGMIQGVSAVGAFYQLLSQSSLSILHSEEKKPVAPVESCPILKTLYKILITREQSTQAILQALRDETLNDPRDRIEIAQSHAFYRPSLLDQP; encoded by the exons ATGGTGGGAAGCATCGAGGCCAAGAGCCTGTTATCAAAATGTTCTGCTCAACACAATGGTCTCAACTTGGAGGATAAGCTTGATGAGTTTCGTCGTCTTCTTGGAAAATCAGACAAAGATCCGTTAAGGATTGTAAGCGTTGGAGCTGGTGCTTGGGGAAGTGTCTTTGCAGCTCTTCTCCAAGAAAGCTACGGAGGTTTCAGGGAGAAGTTTCAGATCAGGATATGGAGAAGACCCGGTAGAGCTGTTAGTAGATCAACAGCTGAGCATTTGTTCGAAGTGATCAATTCTCGGGAAGATGTCCTGAGGAGACTGATAAGACGCTGCGCTTATCTGAAATACGTCGAGGCAAGACTCGGTGATAGGACGCTCTATGCAGATGAGATATTGAAAGACGGGTTTTGTCTTAACATGGTTGACACGCCGCTTTGCCCTCTCAAGGTTGTGACAAACCTGCAAGAAGCTGCGTGGGATGCTGATATTGTTGTTAATGGATTACCTTCGACTGAGACACGACAAGTGTTTGAAGAGATTAGCAAGTATTGGAAAGAGAGGATCACAGTTCCTATTATTATCTCTCTGTCTAAGGGTATTGAAACTGCTCTCGAGCCAGTTCCACATATCATTACTCCAACAAAGATGATCCATCAAGCAa CTGGTGTGCCGATTGAGAATGTACTCTATCTTGGTGGACCAAACATTGCTGCTGAAATTTACAACAAGGAATATGCTAATGCTAGAATCTGTGGAGCTGAGAAATGGAGGAAACCACTAGCAAAGTTCTTAAGACAACCTCATTTCATTGTTTGGGACAATAGTGATCTTGTGACACATGAAGTAATGGGAGGTCTCAAGAATGTGTACGCCATTGGAGCTG GAATGGTGGCAGCGCTTACTAACGAGAGCGCTACAAGCAAATCAGTGTACTTTGCTCATTGTACATCTGAGATGATATTCATAACTCATTTACTAGCAGAAGAACCTGAGAAACTTGCAGGACCTTTGCTAGCTGACACTTATGTGACCTTGTTGAAAGGGCGTAACGCCTGGTATGGTCAGATGCTTGCTAAAGGAGAAATAAATAGAGACATGGGTGATAGTATAAGCGGAAAGGGAATGATTCAG GGTGTTTCTGCAGTGGGAGCGTTTTATCAACTGCTTAGTCAGTCCAGCCTAAGTATATTGCATTCTGAAGAGAAGAAACCTGTGGCTCCGGTTGAATCATGTCCTATTTTGAAAACACTCTACAAGATACTCATCACAAG AGAACAATCAACACAAGCGATTCTGCAAGCATTAAGGGATGAAACACTGAATGACCCAAGAGACAGGATTGAGATTGCACAGAGCCATGCATTCTACAGGCCTTCCCTTCTAGATCAGCCTTGA